Genomic segment of Candidatus Kuenenbacteria bacterium HGW-Kuenenbacteria-1:
TCCCAACCGTGGGGTCTGGGGAGGAATGCCCCGAAGCCAAGGCCCATTTCATTTACAAGATTCTGTTTATCAAATAAAAATTCACTATTATAAATAACACATACCCTGCAAATAAGATAGCGCCCTCGCGCCGATCCATTTTTTTGTCGCTATAATAAAAATTAGTGAATAATACAAGGATAACTCCCAAAAATAGGGCCACGATCCAATAGGCCAAATTTGTATCAAAAATAATCGGACGAAGAAGTGCTAAAATCCCTAAAACCAATACGTTGGTGAAAGATGAACTTAAAAGATGACTTAAAGAAAGCTCGGATGATTTTTTGCGCCAGGAAGTAATAGCTACGCTTATTTCCGGCAGATTCGTGCCGATGGAAAAAATAATAAGCCCAATTACCAATTGGCTGACTTGAATATAATTTAACAAATCTAATGTTATTTTAACTATCCAGTGAGAAGCGATTAGAATTCCAATGACACTAGCGATGGCAAAAATAGTTGATTTAATGACTTTATTTTTATCGACGATTTTGATATAGACATGATTGCTGAAATGATTCAAACGGAATAGATAAAAAATAAGACCGAGATATAAACCGACCATTATTAAACCATCAAATAAGCCGTATTTGCCGTCAATTCCAAATAAAATCGGAGAGAAAATAACCAAAACAGTCGGAATCAATGATGATAAACGGCCGTCGGTTTTAATTTTGCGATTAAGCAACAGACTGATGCCCAAAATAAGACCCAGCATAACGATTACGCCACCAAGTAAATTGCCAACAGATAAAGTGGTGGCTTGGTCAATGGTGGCGTTAATGCCTAAAGATAATTCTGGCAATGAGGTAATTATTCCGAGTAGAATTCCAAAAGCAAACAGGCGAATTTTCAAGACAGCGCCGAGGTACTTGATATTTTTTACGGCAAAATTAGCCGACCAGCCCAAGGCGACAAACAAAAATAAAAGCATTAATGAATCAAATAAAATTGGCATAGTTATAATTTTTTAATCGTTTTCTGAGCGACATTAGGAGAGAAGAAAAGAAGAAAAGAAAAGGAAAACGAAAAGAAAAGAAAGAAAAGAAAACGAAAAGAAAACGGGACCGTTCATAAAAGTGTGTCTAGCTTTTTTTATTTTTTTGGGTAGAATATCCCAACCGTGCCGAGCGAGGCGACTAATTTAATATGGTGGACCCGAGCGGATTCGAACCGCTGACCTCCTGCTTGCAAAGCAGGCATTCTAACCAGCTGAACTACGGGCCCATAATAAAAATAAATTTTTTAAAATTTTAAATTAAATGTATACTTAAAAAATAAAAATCAATGAATGAAAATTTATATCTTTTATATTATCGCATTAATTTAAAAAATATTCAAGAAATTATAAAAATTATAAAAGGGACTTGTAGCTCAATTGATTTTAGCAATCTGATGTCCATTAGGATGTCAAAGGTTCAAATCCTCTTAATCCCATTTATGTTTTGTTTATTTTATGATTCTTTCTACTCCTATTTCTCAATTAAATAAAATTGGCAAGGTAACAGCTAATAAATTTAAAAAACTTGGTTTAGAAAAAGCAGAAGATCTGCTTTTTTATTTCCCCTTTCGTTATGATGATTTTACACAAATTTCTACAATCAATAATCTTCAAGCAAACTCAATAACCACAATCAAAGCGTTTATTAAATTAATTTCTAATAAACGTTCATCTATAAAAAAAATGGTTATTACTGAGGCATTGGTTTCTGATCAAACTGATCATATAAAAATTATTTGGTTTAATCAACCATTTTTAATAAAGACTTTAAAAATAGGCGATGAATTTTATTTTTCTGGTAAAGTTGAATATAATTTCAATGGATTACAAATAACAAATCCTTCTTATGAAAAAGTTTCATTATGGAAAAAAGAAGCAATTCACACCGGTCGTCTAGTACCTATTTATCCAACTACAGAAAATTTAACACAAAAACAAATACGATTTTTGATTAAATTTATCATTCCATTAACCAAAGAAATTAGAGATTGGTTGCCAGAAGAAATTAAAAAAAATTTAAGTTTTCCTGATTTAACTGATGCCTTACAACAAATTCATTTTCCGAACGATAAAATAAAATTAGAACAAGCTATAGAACGTTTAAAATTTGATGAATTATTTCTTATTCAAATTCAAACACAACAATCAAAAAAGATTTTAGAAAAAAATAAAGCAATAAAAATTAATTTTAAAGAAGCAGAAACAAAAACTTTTGTTCAATCTTTATCTTTTCAATTAACTGACGCGCAAAAAAAATCAGCTTGGCAAATCTTAAAAGATTTACAAAAAAATAAGCCAATGAATAGATTATTAGAGGGTGAAGTGGGTTCTGGCAAAACAATTATCGCAATAATAACGATGCTCAATATTTTTTTAAATGGCTATCAATCTGTTTTAATGGTGCCAACGGAAATTTTGGCTCAACAGCACTTTAATAACATTTGTCAATTATTGGCTAATTTTAATATTAAAATTGGATTAATAACTAGAAGTAATAAACAAATTTTCAATTTTCTCCGTCAGCTAGAGGATCCAATTTTCAAAAAAAATAAAACAAAAAAACAAAATATAATAGATAATGCGGATATAATTATTGGTACGCATAGTTTAATTCAAGAAAATATAAAAATTAAAAATTTAGGATTAATTATTATTGACGAGCAACATCGTTTTGGTGTTGAACAAAGGACAAAATTAATAACGCAAAATAAAACACAAAAGTTTATTCCCCATTTTCTTTCAATGACTGCAACGCCAATCCCACGTTCTTTGGCTTTGGTCTTATATGGAGATTTAGATTTATCAATTATTGATGAATTACCTGAACAAAGAAAAAAAATTATTACTAAAATTGTAGATTCAAAAAATAGACAATTGGCTTATGATTTTATTAAAAATGAAATTAAAAAAGGAAGGCAAATTTTTGTTCTTTGCCCTCTTATTAATGAATCAGATAAATTAGGAGTTAAATCGGCGACAACTGAATATGAAAAATTAAGAAAAACTATTTTCCCTGATTTTAAAATTGGATTAATACATGGAAAATTAAAAGTAAAAGAAAAAGAAAGCACAATGCAAGATTTTTTAAAAAACAAAATTAATATTTTAGTCAGCACTTCTGTTATAGAAGTCGGCATTGATATACCCAATGCTTCAGTAATAATGATTGAAAGTGCGGAACGATTTGGCTTGGCCCAACTTTATCAATTTCGAGGTCGTGTTGGTCGGGGCGAACAGCAATCTTATTGTTTTCTTTTTTCAGAAACTTCAGGAATAAAAACAAAAAAACGATTACAAACTTTATTAACTGCTAAAAATTCTTTTGAGTTAGCTGAAAAAGATTTAGAAATTAGAGGGCCAGGTGAACTTTATTCTTTAACAAAATCTTGTTCTGCCCAACAATCAGGTTATTTATCATTTTTAAAAATCGCTCGCTTAACTGATTATTCAATAATTCAAAATGCTCGAAATTGGGCAAAAAAAATTCTTGACCAAGATCAAGAATTAAAAAATTTACCTAACTTAAAAGATAAAATAAAAAAATTGAAAATTGAAAATTATTAATTTAAATTAAAAAATTATTTAATACTAGCATAAGTTCCTGCAGTATAACCAGTGCTCCAACAAATTTGAAGATTGTATCCACCAGTTGGACCATCAAGATCTAAAATTTCACCAGCAAAAAATAAATTATCAATAATTTTTGATCGCATTGTTTTTGAATCCACTTCTTTTAAATTAATACCACCACTGGTTATAATTGCTTGATCATATCCCATTAATCCCAATACTGATATTTTAGTTTCTTTTAAAAAATTGATTAAATTTTTTCGTTCTTCTTTTGTAATAGCATTAATTTTTTTATTAGCATTAATTTCTAATAGTTTAATTATTATGCTGATCATTTTTTTAGGAAAAAGTTTGCATAAATAATTTTCAAAATTTTTATTAGCATTTCGTTGAAAATCATTTTGTAATTGCTCGTCAAGTTGTTGAAAATTAAGTGTTGGTTTGAAATCAATTTTAATTTCAACTTTTCCTTTTTTAAGAAATTCTCCAATTTCTTTGCTAGCATTAAGAATAATTGGACCGCTTAATCCAAAATGAGTAAAAATCATTTCGCCGAAATAAGTGACCTTTTTTTTGTTATTTTGAAAAATATTAATTGCAATGTTTTTAAAACTCAATCCTTGCAAATCTTTTATCCAATTTTCTTTAATTTTTATAGGAACAAGTGCTGGAGCAATATCAATAATAGTATGGCCCATTTTTTTTAACCATTGATAACCATCGCCTGTTGATCCAGTGATTGGATAAGATTTCCCTCCTGTGGCAATAATATAATTGCGCGCCTGAATGATCCCATTTTTTAATCCTTTGGCTTTACTTAAAACAAGCTTTATTTTTTTAATTTGTTTATTTTTTAATTTAAAATTAATAATATCAGCTTCATAAAAAATTTTTACTTTTTGTGTTTCAAGATATTTTTGCAAAATTTTTAATACATCTTTTGCGCAATCAGATTTTGGAAAAACTC
This window contains:
- a CDS encoding aminoacetone oxidase family FAD-binding enzyme, with translation MGKFLETFDVAVIGGGPAGIMAAGRAAELGAKVILLEKNKTLAQKLLLTGNGRCNLTQNQLDNRKFVKKIGLNGKFLFSSLSRFGPKKTMQFFKSKNLLLKIEEDERVFPKSDCAKDVLKILQKYLETQKVKIFYEADIINFKLKNKQIKKIKLVLSKAKGLKNGIIQARNYIIATGGKSYPITGSTGDGYQWLKKMGHTIIDIAPALVPIKIKENWIKDLQGLSFKNIAINIFQNNKKKVTYFGEMIFTHFGLSGPIILNASKEIGEFLKKGKVEIKIDFKPTLNFQQLDEQLQNDFQRNANKNFENYLCKLFPKKMISIIIKLLEINANKKINAITKEERKNLINFLKETKISVLGLMGYDQAIITSGGINLKEVDSKTMRSKIIDNLFFAGEILDLDGPTGGYNLQICWSTGYTAGTYASIK
- a CDS encoding ATP-dependent DNA helicase RecG; translated protein: MILSTPISQLNKIGKVTANKFKKLGLEKAEDLLFYFPFRYDDFTQISTINNLQANSITTIKAFIKLISNKRSSIKKMVITEALVSDQTDHIKIIWFNQPFLIKTLKIGDEFYFSGKVEYNFNGLQITNPSYEKVSLWKKEAIHTGRLVPIYPTTENLTQKQIRFLIKFIIPLTKEIRDWLPEEIKKNLSFPDLTDALQQIHFPNDKIKLEQAIERLKFDELFLIQIQTQQSKKILEKNKAIKINFKEAETKTFVQSLSFQLTDAQKKSAWQILKDLQKNKPMNRLLEGEVGSGKTIIAIITMLNIFLNGYQSVLMVPTEILAQQHFNNICQLLANFNIKIGLITRSNKQIFNFLRQLEDPIFKKNKTKKQNIIDNADIIIGTHSLIQENIKIKNLGLIIIDEQHRFGVEQRTKLITQNKTQKFIPHFLSMTATPIPRSLALVLYGDLDLSIIDELPEQRKKIITKIVDSKNRQLAYDFIKNEIKKGRQIFVLCPLINESDKLGVKSATTEYEKLRKTIFPDFKIGLIHGKLKVKEKESTMQDFLKNKINILVSTSVIEVGIDIPNASVIMIESAERFGLAQLYQFRGRVGRGEQQSYCFLFSETSGIKTKKRLQTLLTAKNSFELAEKDLEIRGPGELYSLTKSCSAQQSGYLSFLKIARLTDYSIIQNARNWAKKILDQDQELKNLPNLKDKIKKLKIENY